In one Vibrio rarus genomic region, the following are encoded:
- the rfbB gene encoding dTDP-glucose 4,6-dehydratase has product MKILVSGGAGFIGSAVIRHIINNTSDSVVNVDVLTYAGNLESLNEVDSNERYAFEQVDICNRSELDRVFAEHKPGAVMHLAAESHVDRSIDGPAAFIETNIVGTYTLLEATRSYWNTLEDNKKQTFRFHHISTDEVYGDLEGTDDLFTETTSYEPSSPYSASKASSDHLVRAWLRTYGLPTVVTNCSNNYGPYHFPEKLIPLMILNALDGKALPVYGDGMQIRDWLFVEDHARALYKVVTEGEVGETYNIGGHNEKANIEVVQTICLLLEELVPTKPEGIENYLDLISYVIDRPGHDVRYAIDASKIERELGWNPQETFESGIRKTVEWYLNNKQWWSRVLDGSYAGERLGTGE; this is encoded by the coding sequence ATGAAAATACTCGTCAGTGGTGGCGCTGGATTTATAGGTTCAGCGGTAATTCGTCACATCATAAATAACACTTCAGACAGCGTTGTTAATGTGGATGTATTAACTTATGCCGGCAATTTGGAATCACTTAATGAAGTGGATTCGAATGAACGTTATGCATTTGAACAAGTAGATATATGTAACCGTAGTGAGTTAGATAGAGTTTTTGCTGAGCACAAACCCGGCGCAGTAATGCACCTGGCTGCAGAGTCACATGTTGACCGTTCTATAGATGGCCCAGCTGCATTCATCGAAACGAATATTGTTGGTACATACACACTTCTTGAAGCAACGCGTTCTTACTGGAATACTCTTGAAGATAATAAGAAGCAAACATTCCGATTTCATCACATCTCTACAGATGAAGTGTATGGGGATCTTGAAGGTACTGATGATCTTTTCACTGAAACGACTTCCTATGAGCCATCAAGCCCTTACTCTGCATCAAAAGCCTCTAGCGACCATCTAGTCCGTGCTTGGCTTCGTACTTATGGTTTACCAACAGTAGTAACGAATTGCTCAAATAACTACGGGCCTTATCACTTTCCAGAAAAGCTTATTCCTTTAATGATTCTTAACGCGCTAGATGGAAAGGCGTTACCTGTTTATGGTGATGGTATGCAAATCCGTGATTGGTTGTTTGTGGAAGATCATGCGCGTGCACTTTATAAAGTAGTGACTGAAGGTGAGGTAGGAGAAACTTATAATATTGGCGGCCATAATGAAAAAGCCAATATCGAAGTAGTGCAAACTATTTGCCTACTTTTAGAAGAATTAGTACCGACTAAACCTGAAGGTATTGAAAACTACCTTGATTTAATAAGCTACGTCATAGACCGTCCAGGACACGATGTTCGTTATGCCATTGATGCATCCAAAATTGAACGTGAACTAGGCTGGAACCCACAAGAAACGTTCGAGTCTGGCATTCGCAAAACGGTTGAATGGTATTTGAATAACAAGCAATGGTGGAGCCGTGTCTTAGATGGTTCGTATGCAGGTGAACGTCTTGGAACTGGGGAATAA
- a CDS encoding ISAs1 family transposase, with product MSNQHPFMHFDVIPDYRQQGKVEHKLTDIILLTICAVLSGQDDWKAISLYGEAKLDFLKRFGDFSHGVPSTSTIARTMGMISATRLQKCFIEWMKDCCELTKGEVIAIDGKTVRGSYDDSRGLGAIHMVNAFATENGVSLGQHKVYEKSNEITAIPELLELLDISGCLVTIDAMGCQKKIAQKILNKNADYLLAVKGNQGRLEQAFDNYFDMNMLQKHDGDSYSTQEKSRGRQETRLALTNTDLSVLGDLAFDWPELKTMGIVVSVRQEETVAKESEITVRYYISSKDLNAKELLNATRSHWLVESMHWSLDTTFGEDACRKRAEESAENFARIRQMCLNMLKSETTLKASIKHKRAMCAMDSEYLLKVLASLY from the coding sequence ATGAGTAACCAGCACCCATTTATGCATTTCGATGTCATTCCAGATTACCGACAACAAGGCAAAGTCGAGCACAAGTTAACTGATATCATTCTGTTAACAATTTGTGCTGTGCTTTCTGGTCAAGATGACTGGAAGGCGATTAGTCTTTACGGTGAAGCTAAGTTGGATTTCTTGAAGCGATTTGGCGATTTTAGTCATGGTGTTCCATCTACTTCGACGATAGCTAGAACGATGGGTATGATTAGTGCGACTCGACTTCAAAAATGCTTCATTGAGTGGATGAAAGATTGCTGTGAGTTAACCAAAGGTGAAGTGATAGCCATTGATGGTAAGACTGTCAGGGGCTCTTATGATGACTCTCGCGGTCTTGGCGCAATTCACATGGTGAACGCTTTTGCGACTGAAAATGGCGTTAGTCTCGGACAACACAAAGTTTACGAAAAATCCAACGAGATCACCGCTATTCCAGAGTTGCTCGAACTGCTTGATATATCAGGCTGCTTGGTCACTATTGATGCTATGGGATGCCAAAAGAAAATCGCTCAAAAAATACTAAACAAAAACGCAGATTATTTGTTGGCGGTAAAAGGAAATCAAGGTCGTTTGGAGCAAGCATTCGATAATTATTTCGATATGAACATGCTCCAAAAACACGATGGCGACTCTTACAGCACGCAAGAAAAATCCCGAGGTAGACAAGAAACCAGGTTGGCATTAACGAACACGGATTTAAGTGTTTTAGGTGATTTGGCGTTTGACTGGCCAGAGCTAAAAACAATGGGTATCGTCGTTTCTGTTAGACAAGAGGAAACAGTGGCGAAAGAGTCAGAAATCACAGTGAGATACTACATTAGCTCGAAAGATTTAAATGCTAAGGAATTGTTAAATGCAACGCGTTCACATTGGTTGGTCGAGTCGATGCATTGGTCTCTCGATACGACATTTGGTGAAGACGCGTGCCGAAAACGGGCAGAAGAAAGTGCAGAGAACTTTGCAAGGATCAGACAGATGTGTTTGAACATGCTGAAGAGTGAAACGACTTTGAAAGCGAGTATTAAGCACAAAAGAGCGATGTGTGCGATGGATTCTGAGTACCTTTTGAAGGTTCTGGCAAGCCTTTATTGA
- a CDS encoding IS256 family transposase translates to MTQPFDFDQALKALQAGKSLTGKDSVLGPLIKQLTEAALTAELEQHLENDPISNRKNGKTSKTIKHPSGSFELDAPRDRNGTFEPQLIKKGQTTLTDEIDRKILSMFSMGMSYRDINKHVEDMYGINVSSGTINSVTDKLIPELKAWQQRPLDSHYPIVWLDAIHYKVKEDGRYISKAVYTILALNMQGKKEILGLHLSENEGANYWLSVLTDLHNRGVKDILIACVDGLTGFPEAIATIFPETETQLCVIHQIRNSMKYVASKNQKAFMADLKPVYRAVSKEAAELALDELEAKWGDIYPLVINSWRRKWNNLSHYFKYPEHIRKVIYTTNAVEAVHRQFRKLTKTKGAFPNENSLLKLLYAGILNASEKWTMPIHNWSLCLSQLAIYFEGRLDSVLEI, encoded by the coding sequence ATGACCCAACCATTTGATTTTGACCAAGCGCTTAAAGCACTTCAAGCAGGAAAAAGCCTTACGGGTAAAGACAGTGTACTTGGCCCACTTATCAAGCAACTTACTGAAGCTGCTCTGACTGCTGAGTTAGAGCAGCATCTTGAGAACGATCCCATCTCTAACCGCAAGAATGGTAAAACATCAAAAACAATCAAACATCCTTCAGGTAGCTTTGAACTCGATGCTCCAAGAGATAGAAACGGCACTTTTGAACCACAGCTCATTAAAAAGGGGCAAACAACATTAACTGATGAGATAGACCGTAAAATTCTCTCCATGTTTAGCATGGGCATGAGCTACCGAGATATCAATAAACACGTTGAGGATATGTACGGCATTAACGTCTCAAGTGGCACAATAAATAGTGTTACAGATAAGCTTATTCCTGAGCTTAAAGCTTGGCAGCAACGCCCCTTAGACAGCCATTATCCAATAGTTTGGCTTGATGCTATTCACTATAAAGTCAAAGAGGATGGCCGTTATATCAGCAAGGCTGTTTACACGATTTTAGCGTTGAACATGCAAGGTAAGAAAGAAATATTAGGGCTTCATTTATCAGAAAATGAAGGGGCTAACTATTGGTTATCGGTGCTGACCGATCTGCATAATCGTGGTGTTAAGGATATCCTAATTGCTTGTGTCGATGGGTTAACAGGTTTCCCTGAGGCGATAGCGACTATCTTCCCAGAAACAGAAACCCAGCTGTGCGTAATCCACCAAATCCGCAATTCCATGAAGTATGTCGCCTCAAAAAATCAGAAAGCCTTTATGGCGGATTTGAAGCCTGTTTATCGAGCGGTAAGTAAAGAAGCAGCTGAGCTTGCACTTGATGAACTAGAAGCCAAGTGGGGGGACATATACCCACTGGTCATCAACTCATGGCGCAGAAAGTGGAATAATCTCTCGCATTACTTTAAATATCCAGAGCATATACGCAAGGTGATTTACACGACTAATGCGGTTGAGGCCGTCCACCGTCAATTTAGAAAGCTGACTAAAACGAAGGGCGCGTTCCCTAACGAAAATAGCTTGTTGAAGCTACTTTATGCTGGCATATTGAATGCGTCTGAGAAATGGACAATGCCAATCCATAATTGGAGCCTTTGTTTATCCCAGTTAGCCATTTATTTTGAAGGGCGTTTAGACAGCGTGCTAGAAATTTAA
- a CDS encoding polysaccharide biosynthesis tyrosine autokinase, which translates to MTQETRSKRPQQTAQPDVIDLGKLLGLLLDGKWIILFTTFVFAIVGIGYALLATPIYKADALVQVEQKSSGFSALTEGMSDMFAPESQATTEIEIVKSRMVLGKTVDKYNLTTIATPIYIPVIGKGLAKRFGDEAEIKVERFDIPDYADTVGYTITLDNAEAGEYSLHQNDKLVLKGKVGELAKAKITPNQNAQGISLFISHIRGKQGQQFSLGKRSKLDATQWLSSLLTVSERGKQSGILSFGFEGENKALIINILNDITNNYFLQNVDRNAAEAENSLKFLSKKLPEIKEQLTINENKLNQYRQDNESVDLGLEAQSKLKVMVELEAQLNQLTFKESELSQRFTKQHPAYIAVLEKRKTLENQKRRMEAEIKKMPKTQREVLRLTRDVEVNQQIYLQLLNKSQELSVVKASTVGNVRILDKAEVYSNPIKPKKPLIVVLATLLGGMLSVAFVLLKSAFHKGIENPDQIEELGLSVYATIPKSDQQLKIDQLTIKKHRGKKYAAGELLLSEVNPADLSVEALRSLRTSLHFAMMEAKNNIIMITGPSPGIGKSFVSLNLANIIAASGQKVLVIDADLRRGYLGKHVKLPHKLGLSDLLVNDKTIDEVIHKDFTHNLDVMTKGKTPPNPSELLMHARFEDMLQWASENYDIVILDTPPILAVTDAGIMGRHAGTTLMITRFAATGTKELEVAVDRLDQAGVATKGIILNAVEKTASSYYSYGYYNYAYKSK; encoded by the coding sequence TCAGCTTTAACTGAGGGCATGAGTGATATGTTCGCCCCAGAATCTCAAGCAACAACTGAGATTGAAATAGTTAAATCTCGTATGGTGCTAGGTAAAACTGTAGATAAATACAATCTAACGACAATAGCAACACCTATTTATATACCCGTGATAGGTAAAGGATTAGCCAAACGGTTTGGTGATGAAGCTGAAATTAAAGTTGAACGATTTGATATTCCAGATTACGCAGATACAGTTGGCTATACTATAACCTTAGATAATGCAGAAGCAGGGGAATATAGTCTGCACCAAAACGATAAATTAGTGTTAAAAGGTAAGGTAGGGGAGCTTGCAAAAGCTAAAATAACACCAAATCAGAACGCACAAGGTATATCTCTATTCATTTCACATATCCGCGGTAAACAAGGTCAACAGTTTAGTTTAGGTAAACGTAGTAAGCTAGATGCTACTCAATGGCTCAGTAGTTTATTAACAGTGAGTGAGCGTGGTAAGCAATCGGGTATTTTATCATTTGGCTTCGAGGGTGAAAATAAAGCATTAATCATTAATATATTAAATGACATTACCAATAATTATTTTTTACAAAATGTTGATCGTAATGCTGCAGAAGCCGAAAATAGTCTTAAATTTCTTTCTAAAAAACTACCAGAAATAAAAGAACAATTAACCATTAATGAGAATAAACTAAACCAATATCGTCAAGATAACGAATCAGTAGATTTAGGCTTAGAAGCACAATCTAAGCTAAAAGTGATGGTTGAACTAGAAGCACAACTTAATCAGCTTACATTCAAAGAAAGCGAACTGTCACAGCGTTTCACTAAACAACACCCTGCATATATTGCGGTACTAGAAAAACGTAAAACATTAGAAAATCAAAAGCGCAGAATGGAGGCAGAAATCAAGAAAATGCCTAAAACTCAGCGCGAAGTATTACGTTTAACACGTGATGTAGAAGTCAATCAGCAAATTTATTTGCAACTGCTAAATAAATCACAAGAGTTGAGTGTTGTAAAAGCAAGCACAGTAGGTAACGTTCGCATATTGGATAAAGCAGAAGTTTACAGCAACCCAATTAAACCTAAAAAACCGCTTATTGTAGTATTAGCCACATTGCTTGGTGGGATGCTAAGTGTCGCATTTGTACTGCTTAAATCGGCTTTCCATAAAGGTATAGAAAATCCTGATCAAATTGAAGAACTTGGTTTATCTGTTTATGCCACTATTCCTAAATCTGACCAGCAGCTTAAAATTGATCAACTTACCATTAAAAAACACAGAGGCAAAAAATATGCTGCAGGTGAACTACTGTTATCTGAAGTAAACCCAGCAGACCTTTCTGTAGAAGCATTACGCTCACTGCGTACCAGTTTGCATTTTGCAATGATGGAAGCTAAAAACAACATCATTATGATTACGGGTCCTTCACCGGGTATAGGTAAATCTTTTGTATCATTAAATTTGGCTAATATTATTGCTGCTTCAGGGCAAAAGGTATTGGTTATTGATGCAGATTTACGTCGAGGCTATCTGGGTAAGCATGTAAAACTACCACATAAACTTGGCCTTAGTGATTTGTTGGTAAATGATAAAACCATTGATGAAGTGATACATAAAGACTTTACTCATAATCTAGATGTAATGACTAAGGGTAAAACACCGCCTAACCCTTCAGAGTTACTAATGCATGCTCGTTTTGAGGATATGTTGCAGTGGGCTAGTGAGAATTACGATATAGTTATCTTGGATACACCTCCTATTCTTGCAGTTACAGATGCAGGTATCATGGGACGTCATGCGGGAACCACATTGATGATCACTCGTTTCGCCGCCACAGGTACTAAAGAGCTCGAAGTAGCAGTAGACCGTTTAGACCAAGCAGGAGTAGCAACCAAAGGTATTATTTTGAATGCGGTAGAAAAGACTGCATCTAGCTATTATTCTTACGGCTATTATAACTATGCGTATAAGAGTAAGTAA